In Toxoplasma gondii ME49 chromosome VIII, whole genome shotgun sequence, a single genomic region encodes these proteins:
- a CDS encoding hypothetical protein (encoded by transcript TGME49_233390), with protein MERHRRAVNTLEADLIADLENEDDNDLGERLDVHSSVNSSQIEEAAMPYSGGFLSSIGDTRGPRSSFGSLHAAGAGDDGSEKYATSLRVKPRSPTAESMFRTHSCRHLFLLTQTGRSQVKALLASADRGDLLGGALELNAPSPPTPCMETVEDTSASSSEAFERKTAGTLCLPPASDQLTQWSSQRECSASAPGGRTLFVSDYYRTLLTSDGAAGHEAFSSPNLTSGTTALVEPSLREPSDSASGDDRTGSPAGWCGNRVFWETTQTSAEDEERGGETPSDAAVNLDEPFLLLLLLKFLGVPMYGRLCCVSKSLKEACEGRYRRSATAVHLEDSEDPREETQTGGTRYMNSSFHDGTPSSLIPMPERTSGEASRNLPSSAATAFDDSFVSDNGELWLGFLRTHYMGSFNEDLELLEASRRRASGNECTDRAFKAVALRQKVFNTNGTIPQISSLPEDVEFPRKRIHRDEKHAKHELQELQDRIQVDEPQGPDKVGTQQRRQPPTDQEEFVTGIFQSANGSGRDFVSQGVHGSDGNEETERDLKHRRLRERCPNGACASGPLGLDLSSSAWRERSVGSVYIPVQGSLEPSFYRAAKSPAEGNTTWCNAPCGTNVTVTPLTPAAQENPGYEQSQAPLHCGERERSENPREGDDPRHATLGRRNTPDVSRTVGIAVDTAAGSGAAVRGLCGSAVTYISKDTETRPDRSSVNWPDEDEELHRSARSASSTTVLLREVAEHRTRVSESGDEIDPLLLCVSARLSCMILVTSAKIAGKWRELGLVTGWRWFQRNVLRRMTRSQLKQWAVKTHRASTASATAWTKSLSPRVAALAGDSIDLPEGVARSSDHIAWKMTTMNWELLYESVQTEMGYRARMFAEKLFESHQTHIDAIGQIVEDRFDLEQQLLCLPVFCEDSKDTEVTGQVSSSASKESNDAATDKASKSRTHVPRWKRCVPKLRKLSEGSFDLLKALNEAWDEYEEWAEMACDALDCLDFRITQEREACDQRWPHTPNLGEAAKLQFRNFCFFHSRLMLCIAASVYALIHELEHQVAQPSVTVSSNPSASSPEWLQSNHEVPKVVHISGEPSSRTTQGERATRTRVSRAVEQFEAFKQRIEELDVADDGLGSLSTREDFRLFFLTPVKETSSRLSPGSWKFS; from the exons ctgcatgcagcaggcGCCGGAGATGATGGATCCGAAAAGTATGCCACAAGTTTGCGAGTAAAACCTCGAAGTCCAACTGCCGAAAGCATGTTTCGGACGCATTCGTGTCGTCATTTGTTTCTTTTGACACAAACTGGAAGATCTCAGGTTAAGGCACTGTTAGCGTCAGCAGATCGAGGGGACCTTCTGGGCGGAGCGCTGGAGCTGAATGCGCCATCTCCGCCGACGCCTTGCATGGAAACAGTGGAAGATACTTCAGCGAGTTCCTCAGAAGCTTTTGAACGGAAAACAGCGGGAACATTGTGTCTGCCGCCCGCTTCTGATCAGCTGACACAATGGAGTAGCCAGCGGGAATGCAGCGCTTCGGCACCAGGGGGCAGAACTTTGTTCGTCTCAGACTACTATCGTACCCTTCTGACAAGTGACGGCGCTGCCGGCCACGAAGCCTTTTCAAGTCCAAATCTCACATCGGGGACAACTGCCTTGGTGGAGCCGAGCCTTCGGGAGCCTAGTGACTCGGCTTCAGGAGACGACAGAACAGGGTCGCCTGCAGGGTGGTGTGGAAACAGGGTATTTTGGGAGACCACTCAGACCTCTGCAGAGGATGAAGAACGTGGAGGCGAGACGCCTTCGGACGCGGCTGTCAACCTAGATGagccgtttctccttcttctacTTTTGAAATTTCTAGGCGTGCCCATGTATGGACGTTTATGCTGTGTCAGCAAAAGCTTGAAGGAGGCATGCGAAGGGCGGTACCGTAGAAGCGCAACTGCAGTCCATCTTGAAGACTCAGAAGATCCGCGGGAAGAAACTCAAACCGGGGGAACTAGATATATGAACTCGTCATTCCACGACGGGACGCCTTCGTCGTTGATTCCTATGCCTGAAAGAACATCGGGCGAGGCAAGCCGGAATCTTCCATCTTCAGCCGCCACTGCGTTCGATGACTCGTTTGTATCCGATAACGGAGAGCTGTGGCTTGGTTTTCTGAGGACTCACTACATGGGATCCTTTAACGAGGACCTTGAACTATTGGAAGCCTCTCGACGTCGCGCGTCGGGAAACGAATGCACTGATAGAGCGTTCAAGGCTGTAGCGTTGCGCCAAAAAGTGTTCAACACTAACGGCACCATACCGCAGATCAGCTCTCTCCCGGAGGATGTCGAATTTCCACGAAAAAGGATACACCGGGACGAAAAGCATGCTAAACATGAGCTGCAGGAACTCCAGGATCGAATCCAAGTCGATGAGCCACAGGGACCGGACAAGGTTGGTACACAGCAGAGGCGACAGCCTCCCACCGATCAAGAAGAGTTTGTGACTGGTATTTTTCAATCGGCGAACGGCAGTGGTCGAGATTTCGTGTCTCAGGGGGTCCATGGATCAGATGGCAatgaggaaacagagagagacttgAAACATAGGCGACTCCGTGAACGATGCCCCAATGGTGCATGCGCCAGTGGGCCGTTGGGGTTAGATTTATCGAGTAGTGCCTGGAGGGAGCGCAGTGTTGGCAGTGTATATATACCCGTGCAAGGTAGCCTGGAGCCATCGTTTTATCGCGCGGCAAAGAGTCCTGCGGAGGGGAACACAACCTGGTGTAACGCACCTTGTGGAACAAACGTTACAGTGACACCTTTGACGCCAGCAGCACAAGAGAATCCTGGGTATGAACAAAGCCAGGCTCCACTTCattgtggagagagagagagatctgAGAACCCCAGGGAAGGGGATGATCCAAGGCATGCGACTCTTGGGAGGAGAAATACACCAGACGTCTCTCGAACAGTCGGCATCGCCGTGGACACTGCCGCCGGGAGCGGGGCAGCCGTTCGTGGATTGTGTGGAAGCGCTGTGACATACATCTccaaagacacagagaccaGGCCCGATCGGAGTTCAGTGAACTGGCCAGATGAGGATGAAGAACTGCATAGAAGCGCCAGGTCCGCTAGTTCGACCACCGTTCTTTTGAGAGAAGTGGCGGAACACAGAACACGCGTTTCGGAGTCCGGCGACGAGATAGACCCTCTGCTGCTTTGCGTCTCCGCTCGCTTAAGCTGCATGATTCTGGTGACATCCGCCAAGATTGCAGGAAAGTG GCGCGAGCTCGGCCTCGTGACTGGATGGCGGTGGTTTCAGCGCAACGTGCTTCGACGAATGACTCGGTCTCAACTGAAACA GTGGGCAGTAAAGACTCACCGAGCGTCTACTGCCAGCGCTACCGCATGGACAAAatcgctttctcctcgagTTGCTGCCCTGGCCGGAGACTCGATCGACCTACCGGAAGGGGTGGCAAGAAGTA GCGACCACATCGCATGGAAGATGACGACCATGAACTGGGAGCTCTTGTATGAGTCAGTTCAAACTGAAATGGGCTACCGCGCTCGAATGTTCGCAGAGAAGCTCTTTGAGTCACACCAG ACACATATCGACGCAATCGGGCAAATCGTCGAGGATCGTTTCGATTTGGAGCAGCAATTACTATGCCTTCCTGTGTTCTGCGAGGACTCGAAAGACACGGAAGTTACCGGACAGGTTTCATCTTCTGCTTCGAAGGAATCGAATGATGCCGCAACGGACAAAGCGTCAAAGAGCCGTACTCATGTTCCGCGATGGAAGAGATGTGTGCCGAAGCTGCGGAAGCTTTCCGAGGGGTCGTTTGAT cttcttAAAGCCCTGAACGAAGCATGGGACGAATACGAAGAGTGGGCGGAGATGGCGTGCGATGCCTTGGATTGTTTGGACTTTCGGATCACGCAGGAACGGGAGGCGTGCGATCAGCGGTGGCCTCACACCCCGAACCTCGGGGAAGCTGCTAAGCTGCAGTTCAG GaacttctgtttcttccatTCCCGGCTGATGCTGTGCATTGCTGCGAGCGTATACGCTCTAATTCACGAGCTGGAACACCAAGTCGCCCAACCTTCAGTCACCGTGTCCAGCAATCCGtcagcttcctctccagagTGGCTTCAGTCGAATCACGAGGTACCAAAGGTGGTCCATATTTCCGGGGAACCAAGCTCCCGTACAACACAGGGGGAACGCGCGACCCGGACACGCGTGAGCAG GGCTGTAGAGCAGTTTGAAGCGTTCAAGCAGCGCATCGAGGAGTTGGACGTTGCCGATGATGGGTTAGGTTCACTGTCGACTCGGGAAGATTTCCGGCTGTTTTTCTTGACACCCGTGAAAGAAACAAGCAGTCGCTTGTCGCCTGGATCATGGAAGTTTTCGTGA
- a CDS encoding TAF9 RNA polymerase II, TATA box binding protein (TBP)-associated factor isoform 2 family protein (encoded by transcript TGME49_233400) has product MRNRPNILVTGTPGVGKTTFCRQLALETGMEHVNVGQLIKDERLFTEWDDEKNCSIFDEDLVVNKLEDIVSDGNKIVDFHSCDFMPDEWFDLVYVLRADTAVLYDRLEKRHYKEEKIRENVECEIFRVLLDEAIEAFGEDKVKELQSNNFTDLSDNVSAVMTSVNEWSSQ; this is encoded by the coding sequence ATGCGAAACCGTCCGAATATTCTCGTGACGGGAACCCCAGGCGTGGGCAAAACAACATTCTGTCGCCAACTTGCCCTGGAGACGGGTATGGAACATGTGAATGTGGGGCAGCTTATTAAAGATGAGCGCTTGTTCACTGAATGGGATGACGAAAAAAACTGTAGCATCTTCGATGAAGACTTGGTTGTGAATAAGCTTGAGGATATCGTCAGTGATGGCAATAAAATTGTCGACTTCCACTCGTGCGACTTCATGCCCGACGAGTGGTTTGACTTAGTCTACGTCCTACGTGCCGATACTGCAGTCCTGTACGACCGCCTAGAAAAACGCCATTATAAGGAGGAAAAGATAAGAGAAAACGTGGAATGCGAAATCTTCAGAGTGTTGCTTGACGAAGCGATCGAGGCTTTTGGTGAGGACAAAGTGAAGGAGCTGCAAAGCAATAATTTCACCGATCTGTCTGACAATGTTTCCGCAGTTATGACTTCCGTGAATGAATGGTCTTCTCAATGA
- a CDS encoding hypothetical protein (encoded by transcript TGME49_233405), with product MDNIDNFTTLVPDFREIPEGDVTVARELWETTKEAERARMNFTAAFDESQKVFDEVLQGPRRPAGSRFTQVEQGAQSAARTPVNDQELSRGMYITQPFRKNPIKLRIYDGEHEAAMLEEARQVAQTVQAAKMAEAVSDEITEMGRHTLEQSKDKAILNEIANLNATLTSRTIAAKKAFHPTTSAFGVAVTVPNKSKGAAGGLDCTPRMRFRQTQNGPIDKDHLAPTAQQQNDDVGQSSDAGGSSANQNSISSIKVVNLFTPTAVDLPAALPRSTVPPVPNGFYGRTKASF from the exons ATGGATAATATAGACAACTTTACGACTCTGGTCCCAGACTTCCGGGAAATACCGGAGGGCGATGTCACCGTCGCTCGCGAGCTTTGGGAAACGACGAAGGAAGCTGAAAGAGCGAGAATG AATTTTACGGCTGCATTCGATGAGTCACAGAAAGTCTTCGATGAAGTTCTTCAAGGTCCCCGGCGGCCGGCAGGGAGCCGTTTCACTCAGGTCGAACAAGGCGCACAGTCAGCGGCTAGGACTCCAGTGAATGACCAAGAACTAAG CCGAGGAATGTACATAACACAACCGTTCCGCAAGAACCCGATAAAGCTTCGCATATAT GATGGCGAACACGAGGCAGCGATGCTCGAGGAAGCAAGACAAGTAGCACAGACG GTGCAGGCAGCGAAAATGGCGGAGGCAGTTTCG GACGAAATAACCGAAATGGGCCGACACACTTTAGAACAAAGCA AAGACAAAGCAATCCTCAACGAAATTGCCAACCTCAAT GCAACCCTGACATCCAGAACAATTGCCGCTAAAAAAGCATTTCACCCGACCACCAGTGCATTTGGAGTGGCAGTGACCGTTCCGAATAAATCCAAAGGTGCAGCAGGCGGTCTCGACTGTACTCCTCGAATGCGCTTTCGACAAACACAGAACG GGCCCATTGACAAGGACCACTTGGCGCCAACGGCACAGCAACAGAACGATGATGTCGGGCAGAGTAGCGACGCAGGAGGTTCTTCCGCTAACCAGAACTCAATTTCGTCGATCAAA GTTGTGAATTTGTTCACCCCAACAGCTGTGGACCTTCCCGCGGCGCTTCCCCGTAGCACTGTGCCACCTGTACCCAACGGCTTCTACGGTCGAACAAAAGCATCCTTCTAA